Proteins encoded within one genomic window of Thermostichus vulcanus str. 'Rupite':
- a CDS encoding Uma2 family endonuclease, with amino-acid sequence MQVQDKPLSLPTPITAEQLAEQMPSAKGLLSDEPEMESSLHAAQMLLLVSILEWLWLGREDYFIGYNLTIYFNREQLKTKDFRGPDFFLVKNVVQWPRPSWVVWEEGGRYPDLIIELLSDSTAQTDRTTKKEIYQNIFRTPEYFWFSPESLEFAGWRLQGSHYQEIPANEQGWRWSEALGLYLGIHDRKLRYFGPEGELIPTPAEAALQERQKFVQAQQQAVQAQQQAAQAQQQAAQAQQQAAQAQQQAAQAQQQAELERQKAERLAAHLRSLGVDPETLWS; translated from the coding sequence ATGCAGGTACAAGACAAGCCCCTTTCTCTGCCCACCCCCATCACCGCTGAGCAGTTGGCAGAACAGATGCCCTCTGCAAAGGGTTTATTGAGCGATGAACCGGAAATGGAAAGTTCACTTCATGCTGCCCAAATGCTGTTGTTGGTGAGCATTCTAGAATGGCTTTGGCTGGGTCGAGAGGATTACTTCATCGGTTACAACCTGACGATTTATTTCAACCGAGAACAATTAAAAACCAAAGACTTCCGTGGCCCTGATTTCTTCTTGGTTAAAAATGTTGTGCAATGGCCGCGCCCTTCCTGGGTAGTGTGGGAGGAGGGCGGTCGATATCCGGATTTGATCATCGAGTTGCTGTCAGATTCCACCGCACAGACAGATAGAACAACCAAGAAAGAAATCTACCAAAATATCTTTCGGACACCCGAATATTTCTGGTTTTCCCCTGAATCGCTGGAGTTTGCCGGCTGGCGCTTACAGGGATCCCACTATCAGGAGATTCCGGCCAATGAGCAGGGTTGGCGCTGGAGCGAAGCATTGGGACTTTATCTTGGCATCCACGACCGTAAGCTCCGCTACTTTGGCCCCGAGGGCGAGTTGATCCCCACACCTGCCGAGGCAGCCCTGCAGGAGCGACAAAAATTTGTTCAGGCTCAACAACAAGCAGTACAGGCTCAACAACAAGCAGCACAGGCTCAACAACAAGCAGCACAGGCTCAACAACAAGCAGCACAGGCTCAACAACAAGCAGCACAGGCTCAACAACAAGCGGAATTGGAACGACAAAAAGCCGAACGGCTCGCTGCTCATCTGCGTTCCTTGGGAGTGGATCCTGAGACTCTGTGGTCATGA